The Lactuca sativa cultivar Salinas chromosome 2, Lsat_Salinas_v11, whole genome shotgun sequence genome includes a window with the following:
- the LOC111889530 gene encoding mechanosensitive ion channel protein 8, which yields MDKFRNSFNNRSQKNDPEIEPEEKQILLHENHSTIDQLPSVSAVTTMSSSPPLPDSGERQRDTRKITNGNVAGSKEAELAAYKLNTVIDQQNPNTVWRDLSYDFSNDGNKFDFLTSDSPSPQQSPALSRIAESPNNYGMLTPKEVRVSFHDEVIEPQSLRQRSIGSGRGGGGEEVVMCSGHASFKRKPSLMRTKTKSRLMDPPETDQRSGKLSKSGYLMKGGSEIDEDDPFLDDDLPDEYKQLRYSKWTLLQLFSLITILAALICSLTIPFFKNKEIFDLVLWKWGVMILVLISGRLLSGCGIRVLVILIERNFLLRKKVLYFVYGLRKAVQNCVWLTLVLIAWQLIFDQKVERMTDGKVLHYVTKIWICLLVGTIVWLLKTLVVKVLASSFHVSTFFDRIQESLFNQYVIETLSGPPLIEIQQEREEEDRMISEVQKLQNAGATLPPDLKANMFKKSGRFIGTPRTPMAGKSGKFSEVNTPKNVEEGITIDHLHRLNQKNISAWNMKRLMNIVRTGVLSTLDEQLEGSRGDEDESAVQITNEKQAKIAAKKIFCNVAKRGSKRIYLVDLMRFLREDEALKAIRLFDSESETKGISKALLKNWVVNVFRERRALALSLNDTKTAVNKLHQMFNIAVAIIIIVIWVLILKVATTHFFIFLSSQLLLVVFVFGNTCKTTFEAIIFLFVMHPFDVGDRCEVDSVQMIVEEMNILTTVFLRFDNQKIIYPNSVLATKPIANYYRSPDMQDAVEFCIHVSTPSEKIGLMKERILSYIENKSDHWYPAPIICLRDIEDMNRLKISIWPSHRMNFQDMGERWQRRALLVEEMIKVFRDLDIEYRKLPVDMNVRNMPTVTSNRLPSTWTTLAN from the exons ATGGACAAATTCAGAAATTCTTTCAACAACAGATCACAAAAAAACGACCCAGAGATCGAGCCTGAAGAAAAGCAAATCCTGCTTCACGAAAACCATTCCACCATTGATCAACTTCCATCAGTTAGTGCTGTTACAACTATGTCTTCGTCTCCGCCGCTTCCGGATTCCGGTGAGCGCCAGAGAGACACGAGAAAGATTACAAACGGCAATGTCGCTGGTAGTAAAGAAGCAGAGCTAGCAGCATACAAGCTCAACACTGTTATCGACCAGCAAAACCCTAACACGGTTTGGCGAGATTTGAGTTACGATTTCTCGAACGACGGTAATAAATTTGATTTCTTAACATCTGACTCGCCGTCGCCGCAACAGTCACCGGCGTTATCGAGAATAGCCGAGAGCCCAAATAACTACGGTATGCTAACTCCCAAGGAAGTTAGGGTTTCGTTTCATGATGAGGTGATTGAGCCGCAATCGTTACGGCAGAGGTCCATTGGTAGTGGCCGCGGTGGTGGTGGAGAAGAAGTAGTGATGTGCTCCGGGCATGCTTCGTTTAAGAGGAAACCGAGCTTGATGAGGACGAAAACGAAGTCTAGGCTAATGGATCCACCTGAGACAGATCAGAGGTCTGGTAAGCTATCGAAATCTGGATATTTAATGAAAGGTGGCAGTGAAATCGATGAAGATGATCCATTTTTGGACGATGATCTACCCGATGAGTATAAGCAATTAAGGTATAGTAAATGGACTTTACTTCAGCTATTCAGTTTAATCACCATTCTTGCTGCTTTAATTTGTTCCCTCACAATTCCTTTTTTCAAAAACAAGGAGATCTTTGATCTTGTATTGTGGAAATGGGGGGTTATGATTTTAGTTTTGATCAGTGGAAGATTGCTTTCAGGGTGTGGGATTAGGGTTCTTGTAATCTTGATAGAAAGAAACTTTTTACTTCgaaaaaaagttttatatttcGTGTATGGATTACGAAAAGCAGTTCAAAATTGCGTTTGGTTAACTTTAGTTCTAATCGCTTGGCAACTTATATTCGATCAGAAAGTAGAACGAATGACAGATGGGAAGGTTTTACACTATGTGACAAAGATTTGGATATGTCTTTTGGTGGGGACAATCGTTTGGCTATTGAAAACTTTGGTAGTCAAAGTTCTTGCATCCTCTTTCCATGTGAGCACATTTTTTGATCGGATTCAAGAATCTTTATTCAATCAATATGTAATCGAAACCCTATCGGGCCCACCATTGATTGAGATCCAACAAGAACGCGAAGAGGAAGATCGGATGATCTCAGAGGTCCAAAAACTTCAAAACGCTGGTGCCACTTTGCCACCCGATCTTAAGGCGAATATGTTCAAGAAAAGTGGGAGGTTTATAGGAACTCCAAGAACTCCCATGGCGGGAAAAAGTGGTAAATTTTCCGAAGTTAACACCCCTAAGAACGTTGAAGAGGGGATCACGATCGATCACTTACATAGGCTAAATCAAAAGAATATATCGGCTTGGAATATGAAAAGATTAATGAATATTGTTAGAACGGGAGTTTTGTCTACTTTAGATGAACAACTTGAGGGATCAAGAGGTGATGAAGACGAGTCTGCAGTGCAGATCACAAACGAAAAACAAGCCAAAATTGCAGCCAAGAAAATATTCTGTAATGTCGCTAAGCGAGGCTCCAA ACGTATTTATCTAGTGGATTTGATGCGATTTCTGAGAGAAGATGAAGCGCTAAAGGCAATAAGACTATTTGATAGCGAAAGTGAAACCAAAGGAATCAGCAAGGCACTTCTCAAGAATTGGGTGGTTAATGTATTCAGAGAACGAAGAGCTCTTGCATTGTCTCTGAATGACACAAAGACAGCTGTAAACAAACTCCATCAAATGTTCAATATTGCTGTTGCTATCATAATAATCGTGATCTGGGTTCTTATACTTAAAGTTGCCACCACACATTTCTTTATATTCCTAAGTTCACAACTCCTTTTAGTTGTGTTTGTGTTTGGTAACACATGCAAGACGACATTCGAAGCCATTATTTTCTTGTTCGTAATGCATCCGTTTGATGTCGGTGATCGTTGCGAGGTCGACAGTGTTCAG ATGATAGTTGAGGAAATGAATATATTGACTACGGTTTTTTTGAGGTTTGATAACCAGAAAATTATATATCCGAACAGTGTCTTGGCTACAAAACCGATTGCGAATTACTATCGTAGTCCAGATATGCAGGATGCTGTTGAGTTCTGTATACATGTATCAACCCCTAGTGAAAAGATTGGTCTCATGAAGGAGAGGATTTTAAG CTACATTGAGAACAAAAGCGATCATTGGTATCCGGCACCTATAATATGCTTGAGGGACATAGAGGACATGAACCGGTTAAAAATATCGATATGGCCATCACATCGTATGAACTTCCAAGACATGGGTGAAAGATGGCAACGAAGAGCTCTTTTAGTTGAGGAAATGATTAAAGTCTTCAGAGACCTCGATATCGAATACCGCAAGTTGcctgttgatatgaatgttcgtAACATGCCGACTGTGACCTCAAATCGGCTTCCATCCACATGGACTACTTTGGCAAACTGA